aacaggCACCTCTGCTTCATTTGCTTTCTGAAATTGACAGTTAAACCAATAATAGAGAGAAACCTATTGGAATGGATCTGTCGTGCTAAAAATAGAAAGCATATAACTGTTGAATGTGAAAAGGTATATTCTTTACGACTGTGATAAAGTGTGAAAGTTTTTTGTTGCTGTTAATTGAACAAATTAATGGAAGTATTAGGTTTTTCTTGTCCTACAATTGTTGtttgtatgtattttttttagtaacaTCATTTTTGTTATGATTTATCATAAGCACATGGATTGACATTAATGATATGATTGTTGttctgatttaaaaaaataaaattcataatttttaaacactttttttcttgtagtttAATATATACTCTTCTCAggtaaaaaatgattttttttattgcatttaaacataattaatcatttttcaACAAAACTACCTAAATAAAATTGACTGGATTATCGTCTactgtaataataataatcaattatcgcAATAATCTAATTTCAAACACCCCCCAAGTTTGAACTTGATATTAGacttacaagaagaagaaaaagaacacCTTATTACTTGAACCAGCAAAAAATAGTAGCACATATTTCCTTCTGTAACAACTATTAACGAATAAAGATAGACTGAAAGatggataaaaaattattgtggACAAAACAAAACACACCCTTTACTTGGGGAATGAtcaaattttcattctttttagtttttcatggCTTCAGAAAATTGTAGTAAAGATGGGTTACTCGAATTAGAAAGATCTCCAACTGGGATTACTGACTAAGAGTGTTCCAAAAAGGAGCTTTGATACATAAGAAGAACTTTCTAACTCTCACTGAAGGCTTTGACTTTAATGCAGGAGCTTTGATACATAAGTTTACAATACAAAGACAACAGCTGCAAGATGAGAGTGAAAGATATAAGGGTCTTATCTAACCTATGAACTGTTGTTTGAATCTTTAGAAGTCCAACCATTTCTGATAATAGACACAAGTTCTTGGGGAGATAATGCCATCTGGTGTACAGAAGTTTATTCGTGGACAAACTCCACATGGAATGGAGGCCATGGCACCTGGTTTTTGTTCCCCTCTGATGCCACCTTTACGTTTGCATCTGTAACAAATTCTGCCAACAGGAACAGATGAAAAATCCCCTATTCCAGTGCTCTTCACTTCTTCAATCTCATCATCCAAAACCAAAGCTCGCAAAATCTCATCTGTTTGCTGTGCTGTGATTTCTACCGTGAAGACACCACTCTTTCTGCTCCACTCCAAAATTCCATCGTATGTTGCAACTTTCTGCCTGAAAATGCACTTCAAGCACACGTCCTTTACAAGGTTTATGAAATAGGTATCAAGACTCCCTTGAGTATACCAATCCCCACCAGTGATTTCCTTGGAAGGTTCAAACTCCGCTGCCATGTAGTGTTTTCTACCTTTGTTTTGAATGTTAACAACCTCCTTTATCAGATTCTTGGATTGAAGCAACTTTAAGGATTTCTTCACTATGCTGTCGGGTAGGTTCGTTTCTCGTTTCATGTCCCCTGTCCACATTCCCATGTCTTTCTTGCTATGTATGAGATTATACAGTACACGTTCACCATCTGTCATAGATCCCGACACTAAGGCCAAGTCTTGTTGTCGCTTCCGTTTAAGTGAAGAAGATTCTTGCAATTGACTCATTCCTTGCAAGAGAAAATTAGCATGTACAATTTCAGTAATCATATTACTCAAACAGTTCATTGAAAAATGAAAGTACTTCACATTTTGAAATGAACAATACTTTTCAGAAGatcaaattgaaaattataaagttgaatGGATCGTGGTAGATgatcttattaaatattttaacataacaGTTAAAGACTCGACATTTGATGAATTGCCTGAGTAAGAAAGCACTATGTAGATTTCAACCACACACATTTCAAGGTTAGGTACAATTAAGAGTAAATAAAGCAATTCCCTAAGTGTAAACAGTATTTCTAAATCAAGAAAACCATGAAGCTAAACTTTTAATGCAGCACTTCGAAACAGACCATTAGTTTCCAACAATAGTAAAAAGTTAATAAGCACTGCAGGAAATCTATATAAACTTTGTAGCCAAAATAGCATCTTAGAATTTGAGTTTCAACCTAACCCCACCCTAAAAACTAGCTCTTGAGGTTCTCACTTATATACATTATTTTCGCATCAAAGATTATGCATCTCAAGCATGAACTGTAGAAGACtacacaataatataataaaatttgagtttgagCCTAATTCAATCCCATAAGCTAGCCCTTGAAGCGAGGGTTTCCCCTCCTTATACACAATCAACACCATTTTTGTCATATCACCAGTTGTAGTGAGATCTTCAATAGCATCTAACAGAGTTACAACTCCACGCAGCAGAATAAATTCATAATACGGCATCTGTCAAGTAGTTTTGAATTTCCAGGCAATACTGAAAGTGATAGTTGGCTAGAAACCTTTAACCAAAAACACCAATGCCCATCAATTACGATGAATTGCAAAATGAATGTTTCTCTGCTATAACTTCGAAGCTACAATTCGGCTGAACTAATCGCACTCATGATGTATCCCAGAATATGCCTAATCGTGAATCATTACACCTCCTCATTCTTTAGCTACAACATGAAGACCTTATATTGTGAATGAAATAGTCCAACTccaattataattcatatagGGTTAGATGAAGAAAATCCAAGTCCAGTAAAGTGCGGATAGTTCAATGACTCAATTGAGGATGAAAAAAAGAGTCCAGTGATTGCCAGTGTTAAGCAGCAAAATCAATTGTTTCCTATTCtaataagtatttaatataATCTAAGTTAATAATGAAGATAATCCCGGAAATTTAAGGAATTCAGCAAATGAAAAAATTGGGGCTTGCAAGAGCTCAAAGTGCAAGCCCCAATTTTTGTGAAGATTGTTGTGTGAAagaatagattttaaatttgattattatgtAAGAGGTTATTCCAAGTCATCTAGTAAATGTATTTTTGTTCTATGATTATCTTACCGGGTTGCACTAGAGCTCTAGTAAATGGGCTAACTTGACAGCTCTAGTTGCAAAGAGATAACATGCGGTATGCAACATATCAAGATCTCTATTCTTTCACCAATTCATCTTTCGACCAACAATCATCTAGCTCAAAGTCAAGATATGCAATTCAACAAATTTCATGAGGTAAAACAGAATTACAAGCCAAACAAAGTAGTCCACATATATCTTACGGCAAAGCATTACAAGGTATTCatagattagctcccctacctcaaCTCCAGTAGTTCCAACTCCTCTATAGGATCTAAGGGGTCTCCAAATATCTAGATCTACACTGATTTTGTCCAACCTCCTTGCTTACTTCTTTCTATCTCAGACCAATGTTCTTCCTTTCATTAGCTTCCAAATGAAATTTCCAGAATAGCTTCCAAATGAAATTTCCAGATGGATTAACTTGTCAAAGACCAAAATATCAATAGTAGACACTGCACATAAAAGTTATGAGAAGAGaatatattcaaaaaaattaaataagaaaagtttaagaaaattggcattagaaattttttttcaccaaaatCCTAAGGGGCCAACTGAGATAATGGTAGGTCCATTTTTGTAGCTCTTTTTCACAGTAAAGTTCAATCATTTTAGATCAAAAGAGGGGAAAAGAATAACGGCTTATGCAACATCTAACTTACTGTTTTGGTAAGAAAATGTGCCATGGATCTCATTGCAACCGTGTGGATCCTCATACACCCTCTTCACACTTGGTTTCCTAATATCCATGCACCAAAGTTGCAAATGAAGAATGGTACGCATACAGACAAATTTTTACAGAATTTccttcaacaaaaaacaaataaacccTTGACCTTTGTCTACGAATACATTGGATAGCATTTTCTGCTatcaaacaaaatcaatatccaagaaaactttatgggaaccagttaacaatttttatttaaaagccACAATTTCTGACACcatttgtttgaaaattctCAAAACATAATCAACAATTAGCACTTTGATGGGAGAGACTATATATCTATACATACAATTTTGTTACTTGCTTTGGTAAAAAAAGGGAAAACGAAATTCTCAGAAAAGGAATCTGCAGGGTTCTCCAGAAGTGATTTGGTAGCTTATGAAGCATTGATGAACTGGGTCACAACAATCCTTAGAAAACACACAAAAAGTATTTGAAAGAAGCTAACCTTGATTCTTCTTCGCCGCCTGTACCACCGCTGCCGTCAAGTGCTGTCGTTGATTCTACTTTGTGCTGTCGTCCACCATGCGCCGCCGTCTGCCGTCGACCTATGCTGCGGTTGCTAGCTCTTAAGCAAGTGTTTGATCAGAGAATAATTCAGGGTCGAAAGAAAAAATACGTTGTTAGGGCTCCGGGGCTAACCCGACCCTAATTTAATCAGAACCCATTTTATTTAAATCCTCAtagttttttgaattttgtaatcaaattcttaaaaattaatactTCCAAAATAGTGCTCatataataactttttgaaGTTATAAACTATTGTATTTTTCCACCCATGTCcatctttctttctcttaattttgaCTTCCtcattaaaaaattcaatacgaaaagagtaaaattaaatcaatattatttaaaatttacaataaattttaacaataaaataataacaagcGAATGTTATTTTCAccaataaaacattttttgttaaatacactttatataacttaaaataagCATTCATGTGTTAcaatttgattgaaaaaattgatgatactttttattttatatgcaaTTTCTATCCATAGAGTAACTACTCCTCGGAGATGTAGTAGCACACAAGTTTTCCACCAATGCAAAACACATATACACtactttacttttttatttctaattaatgAAATGTAGAAaagtttaatgaaaaataaatagtcAAACTAGTGTAAtaaagattaatatatatatgtatgtatgtatataattacaaaatcaCACTTTTAACATAACAGCTTTAactatattagtttaatttaaattcaattaacaataatatattactagttaatataatttagcaaataattaatttttaataattatatatatatatatatatatatatttttctaatataacattaatatataattttaaatttacaaagtaatgaaatattaaaaataatcactaataattaaacatgtatttaaaaaattaataaaattaattttttaatttaaatttataattattttattatgttacaaataaaatatataaaaaattattttaatatttacctaattaaaaatgtaataaaatattatgttctaaaagaataatttatccAAGAAATCTGAAATATCTTAATTTGTTACTTAGGGTAATAACACACTTGTTCATTATAAAGTGAATTAAAGAGAACATAAGTTAACTTAGTCTTGTTGGTaggaaataaacaaaataaaaaagaggttttataagtttttttttcattttatttttattcattcttTTAAACCAAATACTCTTAGGAGTAcgcaaataattaatatttcagtTTTTGTCGTGAATAAAAGCCTTTTCCTTTAACAGCTCAtgacaaaatcttttaaataatataaatactcatcaaaataaacatataatgtttattaagattttttatttacttttaaaattataatattttctaatcATATGTAGGATCCTTTCaagaattcttatatataaaatgttaaaattcaaacaacgagattttaattataaaagtctcataaaaaaattataagtgatagtatttttaaaaaccatttctttaattttcactttatttctaATCTATTctcacttatttattttattttctacacTCCTCTTACCTCTGGCTAtgtttagaaaaagaaaacgtaTTAACTTTGAGCTAGTTCTTCAACTATTTTTTGttctgttaaaaaaaatgtttttatttaagcaaaaaattaacaatagacaattatatataatcaattattaaaataatacaatttttacaatttgCTATTATCACGCACTACTGTTATTGGGTGAGAAGATTGGAGAAGGAGGTATCCAAACGGTGCGTATTaaaaaagggtaaaaaaaaaactttgaatttgattgattCGGTTCAGTTGCTTAGACTTTCACTGTCAGATCTTCGTCTCTGTCTTCTTTCTTCAATTCATCTACCAAACGCGTTTCTCTTGTTGACTCTGCACCCCTCTATCTCTCTATTCaggttccttcttcttttcctttaaaatttttcattatcattttgtattttttgcaTTTCAATCATAGATCACTCTCTTTCTCTCGGCGCCTTGTTTGCTCTAAAGCTTACAAATTTCCACTCTGTCATACCTCTTTGCTATTGGGTTGTTCCTGATTTGTGCCACCCCCAATATCTCCTCACTAACTTTTCTTGTTCTCTTTATTTGGGCTTCTTCAACCCTAAGCTATCATATCAAAACGAACAGTTTCTCTTGTTCTCATCTTATTGCTCATGATTGCTTAAAGTGCTGCTGATTTAAatccctttttttatttttcaaaccgGTATTACTAATCCCCATTTTCTCTATCTTATGTGTGTTTGTGTATTTTTACTGAAGCAACTTGAAGTTCATGTTGTTCTTTCTTAAACCCCCCACGGAGCATTGTgataataaaatagataaaaattggTATCAACAAATTAGGAACTTGGATAGGTCGGGAGAGTGAGTTTACGGTTACCCCCATGTTTTAGCAGGCTGTCATCTTTACATCTGAACTGGAATGGATATTGGCATCTCTTTGGCTTGTTATGTTTTAGTTGGATGATTTATTCATGTCATAAGAcgttgtttgtttgttttttttttttttacttatttgatTTAGTACATCAAGTGGTTATACATGTCGTACTTTTTAGGTGGCTCTGGTTATGTGGTTGGGTTTAACTTCAATCCCCACATTCCCATTTTTTCCTTTCACCTTAGGTCCAATCATGGTTTTAAGTTGCGGTTGTGATTGCAGTGTCATGACATTCTGCGATTGTGGCCAATGTAACCATAATTGAAGCTGGAGAGtctaaaaatattgttgaaGTGGCTGTTATGGCAgctgtagttttttttttcttaaatctccATAGAACCTAGAAAAAAGTTATTTCTAAGTTCTGATTGATTGTATGCTTTTTTATGTGCAGTAAGAATGTATAATAATGTTGGGATGCCACCGGGGGGGCCTCAACTGCATCCTCAACCTCCTACGAGCTCACAACCTAATTTGTTTGGGAATGCATTTAATGCTGCTGGATCAGGACTCATTCGAGGTGGATTGGGTGCTTATGGAGAAAAAATATTAGGATCAAGTTCTGAGTACGTCCAAAGCAATGTATGTATCGTCcttttatcattctttttattgAATCATGTAATTTGACATGCTAATTCTTGGTTCACAAAATTATATCTGATTTCTTGTTTGTCTCTCATTTTAGCTTTTTGTATGTTTAgtttctttcttgttttgcatCTTCTTCCTTGCATCCAAATTGTGTGTGGAAAACTGCTTTttcttagaaaaaatatatacctATTGAGGACCGTGTTTCTAAGGTGTTTGGTATATCATTTGAGCAATGCTTATCTGCTGATCAGAAACAATGCTTGCCTGTTGATGATCAAAAACAATTATACCATACAACTTAGCATCTTAATATTTTGCATTTACTTTTTAATCCTTTTATAGTAAATTTAAATGTTGTGCATTATTGCAATTCACTTTTGAATCTATTTCATATATGGCAAATGCTGTCACTTCAACAATGCTTACATTTAAATTAAGTCAGGTTCCTTTGATTTTGGAGAAAAAACCAATGCAGCTGagataatttttgtatctttaGTTAGCATGTTAACTTAATTATAGATATTATATGGAGTTGTGGATTCAaagtatttttttgaaatatttttatctgCTCAACTACAGATAAGCCGGTATTTCTCTGATCCCCAATACTACTTTCAAGTGAATGATCACTATGTTAAGAACAAATTAAAGGTTATTTTGTTCCCATTCCTGCACCGGGTACGCAGCAATAATGTCaccttttttcaaatttttctagTTGTATTTTCAATTCATTATCTTATTCTATCTTCTCGCTTGCCCTTGTCTCTTTTTCTTGTGTTCAGGGTCATTGGACTAGAATTACTGAACCCGTGGGAGGTAGGCTATCCTATAAACCACCAATCTATGACATAAATGCTCCAGACTTGTACATTCCATTAATGGCATTTGGTACCTACGTTGTTCTTGCCGGCATCTCACTTGGTTTACATGGAAAGTAAGTATAGTATCTCGTTAATCTTAATTGTTGAAATGACTAGATGTATTTTTCTCAAACTCAAATTTAGCCACCTGGTCCCCACTTGAGCTTATTTTTGCCTTTATATATACTATATCACGGTTCTTTAAAAAGGATTTGTGCTTGTTTGTGGTGGTGCCTTGGGAAATACAAAATGGTTACTTACCTTATGCAATAAAAAAAGGATACTGTATATTATCAGAGTTGAACAGTGGCACCTCCCTTTTTGACTAGGTGTAATAATGAGTCTCTTTCCTTAAAGAAATTCAAGTCCAAAAGTTATCTTTATTCTTCTGTTCCAAACTAAAACATATAAAGTGTGATTAGAAATCAGACAAGTAATGATCTTCTATGATATGAAGATTGCTGATTTCATTTTCTTGACTGTTATTTTAATAACTCCATAGACGGATTTTGAAAAGTTTCACTGAAAATTTAGTTTCGTTTATAGTGCTGAATTTGTTCCATGTCCACATGCTTTCTAGTTTGTCATAGTATTTTAAACATGCTGTATTTGTTGTGGGCAGGTTTAGTCCTGAAGCTTTGAACTGGTTATTTATCAAGGGATTGGTTGGCTGGTTTATGCAAACTGGATTGCTTAAAGTTGCTTTACTTTCATTGGGCACTGGGGAAGCACCTCTATTGGACATTATAGCGTATGCTGGGTACACTTTTACGGGCTTATGTTTGGCTGTTTGTGGAAGAATGATATGGAGTTACTCCTACTACTTTCTGATGCTGTCGACCTGCTTATGTATGGCGGTGTTCTTGGTTAAAACAATGAAGAGAGTCCTTTTCGCTGAAGTCAGGAGTTATGACTCAAGCAAGCACCACTATCTCTTACTCTTCATTGCTTTGGCTCAGTTCCCATTATTCACATGGCTTGGAAACATTACTGTCAATTGGCTAATATAGTGATAGCATTTACACTGTTCTTAAGAGTTAGAAGTCCCTGGTAATTCTTTTGGTTGTTAACTTTGGAGAATTGTAATATAAGGctcttttctctctttgttGTATGTCAAAGATGCGAAATCGTAGCATTCTCCTTCATCAGATGTATTATATTATAGGATTTTTCGTACTTAATTTTCCTTACAGACTTTTTACCCTGGCTCACATTAAGTTGGGTTGTCTTTGGGGGTCACTTTCTCGATAATGGTTCTCTCGGTCACAGATTCACAGAAATTGTTTGTTTGAAGTTTTGCATGACTATTTTTAATCTGTATTCTAATAGTGAAAGAACTGTGAGAGTTGAAAATGTTGTCTATATATTTTAGTAGATTACATGATTTTTGCTGTTGCAGACCATATTTCTTTGAAATGGATGTGTGGATTGTAGAAACTAGAGAAGGAAGGGGTTAGAAAATTTTTCCTCCATTGGTCAGGAGGGAAATTTTCAGAAGGTGAATTCAAAAGTGGGTAACTCaaggaaaaaaatttctttatatGTATAATCAAGAGCAACTAGAGTTTCTTAGGAAATGTTTGTTCATAAGCATTGCTACCTTCTTTCAGCTAGACCCTTTGGTTTATAATCAAATCTATTGTTAAACCAAGAAAATAGAATGAAATGAGGactgtctttttttttaataaaacttttattttgtgtatatttttgttgaataacATGACAAATTGTGGAATTCTTTGTAATTgttataaataacaataaaaaaaaatggtgcaTTATGTATTCGAAGGAGAACATCgtgagaagaaaaatattaaagctTTTATTCTGGATTTTGGAAGTTATTCTAATAGTATAATAATAAGTAACATTCTTAAAATGTTGATGAGGTGCctgtaaatattaattaaaatcatatactTTTCAAGTAAGAAGCTAATTATATATGTCATAAAAGCAATATTTCATAATTACCTTTTATACGAATTATAATTAGTGTGTATTTTAGTTAGATAATATGTTAAATTGTGGTATagttttttcattatttgtaaACAGTTGACAACATTTCAAAggtatgatattaaaatgttccTTGAACCAATTCAGTGGAAAATAATATAGATAATCATAACAAATctcaaaatgaattttattttggggagtattttcattttatgaaCTAAACTGactgttaaaaaatatatttttgtaaataaatgatagtgtatgaaatcaaattttatgttaaaCTTAATCGGTGACAAGTAACTACATTAATTTTGAGTTGAATCAATATGATATCTGTCTTCACAAACGGACAtatacatacaaataaattaacaccatatataatttattaataaaaggaaatttGGAAAAACTAATACATTTAAACGATATATCATTTATTATTGTTCTTATAAGCAAGACAGTAGTCtcatgaaattaatattattaattaagtaagtaattttaaaataaagttgtaGTTAATGATTAGAAAAAGGTGATCAGGTAATAGTTAAGGTTAAAGATGGTAATAAATTGATAATGCTGAACGGAAGAGATGTGTACACGTGTCGAGTAATGAGAAAGAAGAGATAACAAGTGTGCTGGATTAAGATGGGTGCAAGGTGGATCTGTGTCAGCACCGAATGTGTCTCAAATATCAGAGCCTAAAGATGCGGTCATTTCAGGAGACTATGAAAAACACGAACACAAAACACATACGTGTTTACAAAAAACCGAAAAAGAGCTATTTCGAAGGAAGCAAGAGAAAGACCACGTTGCATGGTGAGAGCTATAAAAGGCATAAGGAAGAAGAGCATGATACAGAAGTAGCATTTGCATCTCACAGCGTTTTTAGGTCccaaagaaagagagagagagaggaaacaCACACAGGGAGGAACAACACCAACCAACACCAACACAACCGCCGTCTAACGTTGTACGTTACATGGCCACTCGTGTTATCCCACCAAGAATCCTAAGGAATCTCCGATACAACACAGCCACAAAACCACTCAAAGCCCCACCAACTCCTCTCTCCCCGACTCTCTCTCCTTCTCCCTGCCTCCCACCCCCGACCTCCGCCGTGCTCCGCCCAGCTGCCACCGCTGATCTTAACTTTCACGACGTCGAGAAGCTCTTCTCCCACGTCCGCAACCCCGCGCTCCTCCGCTCCGCCGCCGTCCTCCACGCCACCGCCATCGAGCCCTTTGTCGACTTTGGCACCTGGCTCCTGCAATCCAACCTCTTGCTAGTGCCTGGTCTCCGTGAACTCATTCTCGCCACCGTACGCTCCACCTTCTTCGACCACTTCTGCGCCGGAGAAGACGCCCCCACCGCCGCTTCCAAGATCCGTGCCCTCAACCACGCCGGCCTCCGTGGCATGCTCGTTTACGGCGTCGAGGATGCCCTCGACAATGACGCCTGTGACCGCAACTTCAGAGGGTTTCTCCGCACCATCGACGTCAGCCGATCTCTTCCCCCTTCTTCGGTAACCCCTTCTTCGTTTTTCTCATCCTTCCCTTCTACTTTTAttcattcaaaattattttcacaCGACAAAAATTTATACGAATCAGAATCAACACATACCCGTGATCTCGATTAATCTTTATATAAAAGCTATGTTTTGCATGGTTTTAATCTCTGTACAAGATATCTATATAATGTTCTACCATTTCTGATACATTTAACACCTAACACGGTCTTTGGCTTTTTATGCTGAAGATTATTGTCAGGTGTGACGTTGAGATCATAAGTATGTTTTGGTGACTGATCGTATAAAAAGAACACCATTTTCGTTACACCAATTTCATGCAATGGATTGTTTTGACAGATTGTATAAAATTGGGAGGAACGAAATTTTGGTGTGCGTGTGTGTATAAGAACAATGTTTTTTCTTctgttgtttgtttgtttgttcttGGGTTTTTGCATGTAACAGATCGGCAACGAATAATGGTGCGATCTGGGAGTGACTGACAAATGTACTAAATGGCATTGTTGAAATGAGAAATCGAAACGGTGGCTTGATTGGGATCCCTCCTTTGCTCTGGAACAAAATGTAGTACTACTACTGTTAAACATGAGGTTATTGGAGAGGAACAAAGATTGGTGATTTCACTGGTCTCCCGGTTGCGCGGTGCTTGAAATGGGGTAGAGCGGAGTGTTGGTTTTTCTCCAACAACAGCTACTGTCTAGAACCATCGTGATTTCCTTGTCAATTTCCTTTTGGTACCATAGTAGACCAGGAAAATCCTGTGGCTGCTTGtgctttttcctttcttttcacGTGGAGAGTGGTGTGTTTTAGATGGAGAGGGTATGATGATGATTGTAATGGTTACACAATGAATTTGTTTGATGTGACAGGTGAGCTTTGTGATCGTGAAAATCACCGCAATATGTCCAATGAGTCTTCTGGAAAGAATGAGCGACTTGCTTAGATGGCAGCACAAGGATCCTTCTTTCAGTTTGCCATGGAAGCAAGATTGCTTCCCCATTTTCTCCGAGTCAAGCCCTTTGTACCACACAAGGCATAGACCAGAGTCTCTCACCCCAGAGGAAGAGAGGAACCTTGAACTTGCCATTCAAAGATTCCGCGAGCTTTGCGAAAGGTGTACACAAGCCAACATTCCATTATTGGTTGATGCTGAACACACTTCTGTTCAACCTGCTATCGACTACTTCACCTATTCCTCTGCCATCTTGAACAACAAAGATGATAACGCCATTGTATATGGCACCATTCAGACCTACCTGAAGGATGCCAAAGAGAGAATGCTTCTGACAGCAAAGGCTGCAGAGAAGATGGGAATCCCAATGGGGTTCAAATTAGTGAGGGGTGCTTATATGTCAAGCGAAACAAAATTGGCTGAGTCTTTAGGGTATCAATCCCCAATTCACGACACCATCGATGACACACACAAGTGCTTCAATGAATGTTCATCTTTCATGCTTGAGAAGATTGCTAATGG
This sequence is a window from Vigna angularis cultivar LongXiaoDou No.4 chromosome 2, ASM1680809v1, whole genome shotgun sequence. Protein-coding genes within it:
- the LOC108329290 gene encoding proline dehydrogenase 2, mitochondrial, with product MATRVIPPRILRNLRYNTATKPLKAPPTPLSPTLSPSPCLPPPTSAVLRPAATADLNFHDVEKLFSHVRNPALLRSAAVLHATAIEPFVDFGTWLLQSNLLLVPGLRELILATVRSTFFDHFCAGEDAPTAASKIRALNHAGLRGMLVYGVEDALDNDACDRNFRGFLRTIDVSRSLPPSSVSFVIVKITAICPMSLLERMSDLLRWQHKDPSFSLPWKQDCFPIFSESSPLYHTRHRPESLTPEEERNLELAIQRFRELCERCTQANIPLLVDAEHTSVQPAIDYFTYSSAILNNKDDNAIVYGTIQTYLKDAKERMLLTAKAAEKMGIPMGFKLVRGAYMSSETKLAESLGYQSPIHDTIDDTHKCFNECSSFMLEKIANGPGGVVLATHNVESGKLAAAKAHELGIGKVNHKLEFAQLHGMSEALSFGLSNAGFQVSKYLPFGPVETVMPYLLRRAEENRGMLAASGFDRQLMRKELGRRLKAAVF
- the LOC108327033 gene encoding uncharacterized protein LOC108327033 isoform X2; translated protein: MYNNVGMPPGGPQLHPQPPTSSQPNLFGNAFNAAGSGLIRGGLGAYGEKILGSSSEYVQSNGHWTRITEPVGGRLSYKPPIYDINAPDLYIPLMAFGTYVVLAGISLGLHGKFSPEALNWLFIKGLVGWFMQTGLLKVALLSLGTGEAPLLDIIAYAGYTFTGLCLAVCGRMIWSYSYYFLMLSTCLCMAVFLVKTMKRVLFAEVRSYDSSKHHYLLLFIALAQFPLFTWLGNITVNWLI
- the LOC108327033 gene encoding uncharacterized protein LOC108327033 isoform X1; amino-acid sequence: MYNNVGMPPGGPQLHPQPPTSSQPNLFGNAFNAAGSGLIRGGLGAYGEKILGSSSEYVQSNISRYFSDPQYYFQVNDHYVKNKLKVILFPFLHRGHWTRITEPVGGRLSYKPPIYDINAPDLYIPLMAFGTYVVLAGISLGLHGKFSPEALNWLFIKGLVGWFMQTGLLKVALLSLGTGEAPLLDIIAYAGYTFTGLCLAVCGRMIWSYSYYFLMLSTCLCMAVFLVKTMKRVLFAEVRSYDSSKHHYLLLFIALAQFPLFTWLGNITVNWLI
- the LOC108329791 gene encoding uncharacterized protein LOC108329791, with the translated sequence MSQLQESSSLKRKRQQDLALVSGSMTDGERVLYNLIHSKKDMGMWTGDMKRETNLPDSIVKKSLKLLQSKNLIKEVVNIQNKGRKHYMAAEFEPSKEITGGDWYTQGSLDTYFINLVKDVCLKCIFRQKVATYDGILEWSRKSGVFTVEITAQQTDEILRALVLDDEIEEVKSTGIGDFSSVPVGRICYRCKRKGGIRGEQKPGAMASIPCGVCPRINFCTPDGIISPRTCVYYQKWLDF